The DNA window TCAAGTATTTTCTCATTAGTCCCTGTCACCAGCTTAACAAGGATGTGTTAAAAACCAATCCGTCCACAGATTTGGGGCTGTGGTGGATGCACAGGGACTTTAGTTCTAGCACCACTAAAAAGCACCTTCAACGAGCACCAAAACCAGGAGAGGTGCTGGGTAGAGCCGGTTACATAGTCCTGGTTTGGTTGCAGAGCACCTGGGAGCAATAAACACAAACAGCACTTTGCATTCACCCCTGTGTCTAACACTGCACATCGTGTTCTCCCGGACTAACTGACAGAAACCAGCAGCTCCCCTCCACTAACGAGAGCGCCCATTACGGCTAATGATTTGAGGTTCTGTTCCAGGTCCTGTTACGTTTACAGTCAAAAGACATCTTACGGCAAAGAGacttttggggcgggggggaaaaaaaaaaaaaggaagagaaacataaATCAAATTAATCCCCCAAAGGGGTAGAAAGTTGGAGAATGtcgaggaaaatgtttttttgagCACTGGGCACGTAACGGCAGGTCACTCGCAGGGTCACGTAACCGAGGATGCGCCACCGGTCACCCAACGCCCGGCAAAGCACAGCGGCCGATCTGGGCACGGCCGTGTCTGGCATCCCGTCCCCAAGCGCCCAAACAGCCGGGAGACTCCCCCGAGCCGTGGGTTCACCTCggcgctgctggcagggagggccagcccagcccaaacgcTGCTTGCCGGGGCCCTGAGggtcctcttcctcttcctgttgGCCTGAGAAGATGGCTGGGAGGTTGTTTTGggtttcatatttatttattatatttttttttttttcagatttctccagATGCTTCCTGGTACCACAGGGCATTTGAGAAAGGCTTTGCCTCTGAACGCGTTGTTTCAGTTGGGTGCCCGTGGGACATTTCGGAGAAGGGGTGGTGGACGGTGACAGCACTGTGTGgcaagaggagcagagcagaacaGTGGCACTAAAGCAGCTTCAGTTGTTCTCCATTTCCTGGGGACCAAGGAAGAAAGCGGCATCTCGGCAGAGTGCTGggtctctccccatccccagagGTGAATGGTCCAGGGGCTGAGGGGCTCATGGACCGTCAGTGCAGAGGGTTCAATACAGGCAGAAGTAGGGTCGTCCTGGGACAGGCAGCGGTACAGGAGGTGTGAGAGGAGGCAGAGCATCGTGGGGTCTGGTGGCCGCTGTTTCCGTGGGAGTGGGTTGGGACTGGCTGGTGGAGAGCGGGAGCGCAGGTCACAGGGCACCTGAAACGGCACAGGAAAGCGGAAAATCTCTACGGGAGGGAGCCGGCGGCAGAACAAGTTGTTTGAGCAGTGCCTGGCAGGTCTGGGGCATGCAGGACTCCAGCATCAAAACAGCAACAGccctttaaaaacacagaaatacttttCAGGCACCCTGTAAAGcccgcagcgctctgcagggatCTGCAAATGACGACGAGGAAAAGCCAACTCGTGCGTCACACTGCGATTTACGTCACATTTCTAAAGGGGAATCACTGTTCAACTGGAAAATCTATACGGACCAACACACCAGATCAGAGGAAAACAGCGTGGCCAGCCTACAGGCTTccccttctgctttctgctgagaTTATCAGCACAGACCAGCCTTTGCTTGCCCTCTCCTGTAATCTAACTGCCAGAGGATGCTCCTTCTAGTACAGACTGCCTGGCAGAGCAACGCTTCTGCATAACTCTTCTGCTCCGGTCCCTGCAGTAATCATCTGCAACACGTAAAACCCATTAAACACCTCCTCCAGACTGGCAGGTGCCAGCGAGTTGTTCATCCTCTCTTTCAAGGCTGCAGGGATCTCCACGGAAAGCGGGCTAAGGAAGCTCAGCCCGTGCTCTCCGTGCCCCTAAACACAGGGCACTGCAGGTCTGGCAGCTTtctgccacagctcctgccaccGCCGAGCAGCAGCGGGAGTCCCCAGGTGCTGACAGTGACTTTAAATGTGCTCTTGAACATCCTCAACTGCCTCGTCTGGAGCCGAGCAAACAGAGGACCGGTGCTTTCAGAGAGGTGCACGGTGACTCAGATATTGAGGGGGAAATCTCTGTCAATATGTAGGCAAATGACGGATTGCTCCATCTGCCCAGATGCCCTTGTTACCCTGAGGAGGAACCAGTCCATCTACTCCATCACTGCGCTCTGTGATATCTCTCCCCACAAAGGTCCTTTGCAGGCTGTTGGATTTGGGCTTGGGACATTAAGTGTTGCTAGAAGAAACCTACCCAGAGTCCCAGGAGAACAGGCCTGAGAGACCTCGCCCAGTCCACCTAGTCCATCCTATACTTATGTCTTTCCCCATCTTTGCCGAACCTGTTCTTGAAAGACCTCCAGGAATGGATACGCCACAACGTCCCCAGACAACCCATTCCAATGAGTCACTAATCATTACTGGTAGGAATGAGTGTCTAACCGGCTGCATTTAAGCCTATTACCTCTTGTCCCATTCATCACCGGATTGCTCCATTCCTTCCTGCAACAGTCCCTCTGCTCAGGTGTCCCACCGCAGGCTTGGCAGCACGACGCTGATCCACCTCTTGGACCCCAGCCCAGAACAAGCACACTGACCTTATATGAACAGGCAACACGGTcatctttttctccatttgtctCCAGTCTTCTTCCCCTGCCCGTGCGCGCTGGTGTTCCTGTGGTGCCACCTCAGCTGGCTCTCTAGTGTATTCACCTGGTGGGGACGAGAAAGCAGCAGCACTAAGAAGAGTCCGCACTGTTGCACAGATAATCTCTAACCTGTcccaaacacaagaagaaaacacCAGCTCAAGTTACCTTCACTGAGGCTCAAACTTGCATTTTACCCTCCAGTTGTAGAGGTCTGAGCTCACAGAGCTCACCTTCATCTCTCCCCTCCCTACTCTACCTCCTGCTAGTTCCCTCCGCTCAGATGGTTGTTCTTGGCTCTGGAGGGCACAGAAGTCGCAGAGGCTGCCCGTAGCGAACAGCTAAATCCTGCTCCTGGGGTGACTCCATGGAAGACAAAGTTTTACCTGTTTCCGTAGGGAAGCAACTGTCTTCTCCAGTTCCGCCACAAGGGACTCGAGATTCTCTCTGGAGGAAGGGCTTGGAGAAGGCGCCTCATTTCTGGGGCGAGGGATAAGAAGTGAAAGGGATTATGCAAACGGCAGCTCGCTGCATGAAAGAATCATTTTGCCTTCTCCAGTATCAGCCTCCAAGTGAGCATCAAACAGAAGGCCCCAACACCCAGATTCACCTGCCAAGAGATGCCAACTGAACAGCCACCCAGCCTAGATATTTAAATACCAGAGTCGGGCTCTGCACTAAAGTGTTGGAGGACTTTGACTGAGCTCAGCATCTACCTACTGAAACACTCCTGACCTCCAGACCTCTGCAGAATGCCCATTTCAAAGGCCTGAACGGACTGAGTTATTAAAAACTTCTCTTATGCTTCATCAAATGGAGGTAAAAGAAGCGGAGATACTACACCTGGGGAAGGCAGGCTTATGCTTGGCAGGGTTTTCTTCTGGGTAGCTGAAGCCAGGAGACCTTTTGCTTCGGAACCGCTGAGAAAGAGCCCCGAATTGCCCACGCGTCTGGCAGtcttgggaaggaagggaaagtcTGCAGTGATCACTCGTGTTTAAAGCAGAAGCGTGTGGATTGAAGGCAGCGCAAGGCAGCGCTGCCCTCCTTCACCACCCACCCTTGACACATCTCACGCCGGAGGGGAGGAGGCAACAAAGGTGTGTAACAGGGCATGCCTCACGCATGGATTCCCATGTCTCAGCTGGACATCTGTAGCCAGAATATAGCACAAAGGGACAATCTATGGTTTAACAGCAGAGTTTTAGACTCCAGACTGAATCTGTGAAGTGACACGTGGTGGGGATCACCATGCCTACGTCCTGCTGCAGTCTCAACAGCACAAGCTATTGGCTGCTGCCAGAGACAGACGCCCTCAGCCAGGCGGACCTTTGGACAGACTCAATGAAGCTAACAGGCTTCTTCGAGAGGTGGCTGATGCCCtgtgcctgtcagtgtttaagagctGTATGGACAATGCCTTTAAaaatttgctttaacttttggtcagccctggaGCGGTCGGGCAGTTGGACTCCTGCACGCATCCCTTTGCTGGTTCTCATGGTGTACCATGAAACCAGCTCCTGGTATTTCCTATAAGCTGGTGGCATGTGATGGATGCCACCCAGAGCCATCCCCACGTCAGTCGGTGGTGGAGCAGCCTCCTTCCTTACCCTCACAACAGTCCTGCCACAATCGGAGGTCCACCGCGGGAATCTCTTCACAGCCGACCATGCCCTGTGGGTACGATGCCACCCGGAAGACATCTCTCTGGAGCTGCTGGATGTGGTCACTGTTGTCACAGATGACACGAGCAAGGGATGTCTGTCGGATCTGAGTCAGCTGTGCTGGCGTGAAGACTCCGGGATTCTCATACCAAAATCTGCAGTGGGTTGTAATCACAGCGTGACTCAGGAGTAGGAGAGGAGGACGGGGAGTgaagctgggaggaggagaagagttCCCCTACGTCTGTGTGGCAGCACCCACACCCCTCAAAAGGAGCTTTTATTCTGGTGTCAGGCAAACACAGACTGCCCTTTTCCGAACCCATGAATCCCCATGAGCTGCTGGCCGGAGCTGCAAGGTGCCACCACCTGAAGGTAGAGGCCCTGGCAGGGGAATCCCGGGGCTCGCACAGCTCTGCTGTAGCAGGTTGGGACACGGGTGATCAATGTTCCTGCCCCAAGCGCATCAACAGGCAAAGACGTGTCTTATTCACACAAGCAGCAAATAGGAATTAGAAGGAAGGTCCTGCAGACAATTTCTAGCATTTTCGGGAGACATTGGGCACATCCTCAATGGCGCCCAGAGCCCTGCAGTGAAGTGAGAATCATTAAATCAGGAAAAGACACATTGACGGCAACTGTGGCAAGTCCTTCTGCCAATGCGCTGGGCAGAGGAGACCCTTCCTCATATCGTGagacaagaaataataaaaaattacaggTTTTCTTTCTCCCAGTAGGGAGCAAATCCCCCCAATCAGAATACTAAAGACGTTGGGTTGACTCCAATGATAATACCTATCTCCATCCCTCAGCCTTCTGAACTGCGTGGTTAACAGGCACATCAGTGTTGGTCCAACTCTGGTACCAGGAACAAGATCCTCCACCATCAGTGCTGGAAACAGGTCAATGTTTTTAGTAGTTCCATATAAACTGCAGGAtagaagataataataaaaaaaaaaccaacttaaaagACTACCGAAGAGAGGAGATAAAATAAGTCTGATAACATCATAGGAATTTGTATGGAAGGAACTCATCTGGACAATATTTATAATGGTCTTATCTAAAAGACAATGGGATAAAGGCCTGCCTTGGAAAGAGGCAGCCAGTGCAGATAGGATGCTGTTCAGTCTCACTGGAAAATAGCTCCAAGGCTCAATCTGCTCCCAAACTACACCACAGCGGTGCCTGATGACATTCCACTCAGAACCAGACTGATCACTTGGAGAGACCTCATTTGTCTTACCCCGTTCTTAAACCACAGCTATTACCCTTTCTTAACATCTGTGGGTAGCAATATCTGGGAAGGTTATTTGATGGGTGTCCTGGGAGGAGCAGAAACTTCTCACTGACTGATCTCCAGTCATTTTGATGCTTCCAAGTCCAAGCTACAGTACCTCCTGAGCTTTTCCCTGATCTCCAAGTTCTTTATCTCATTTCTGAGGTCCTCAAACTCCTGTGCAGACGAGAGGTTGCAGAAGACCCTGAAGTCATTGTAAGGTGGGATGCCATGGTCTCGCCCTCTCTGGATGTTGATAGCGGCCAAGTCCAACGAGACAGAGTGTGCCATGGAGAAGAGTTTCTCTGTCAGCTCCATGTTGAGGAGTTCAGAGGGGATCCGCATTTTCCCAGGAACCCCAAACAGCCCACGGAGGAGGGGGTCGATCCCACCCTCCTGTGTGATCCTGAAAGGGGAGAAGAAGGCTTTGTGCAGGGGGATGTGGCCTTGGCGGATGGGCTGGAAGGCTTCATTCAGCCGATACAGGATGGGGTTGATCAAGGTGTGCCCAAAGCGGAAGGCAGCAGTGGCAAAGGCGTTGAGAATCCCCGCATTGATGTTGGGGTTGTAGCCTTTGTACTCACCCAGCATCTTCATCCCAGCTTCCCCAAGGACCTTGGGGAGCCACTGGGCATAGGTGATGTGCTGCATCTGAGCACCCACAATCTTCCGTGCCTCATGATACAGGAGGTCTCCATCCCAGTGGGGATTGAGGGCCGACAGCTCCGTGGCAATGCGGTTGTGCTCCCTGAACCAAAGCGTGTGCATGGCTGTGAGACCCAGCTGCTCGTTGGCACGGTGGTCTCCTGCCAGGAAGCACGGCACGGGGCTCTCGTTCTCATCTCTCATGCACTCAGTGGGTGGCCCTACAGCAAAGGGAAGGAGATGCTTCCCCGAGCTCGGCACAACTTGCCCTTGCTTCAGCAGCCCGTTTTGGCTGCTCAGATCCCGCAGCTCCTGCGactcctgctctgtgctgccgTAAACATTGGAGGCATCGATGTAAGATGTCAAGTGGTTGATCTGCTCCCTGGCATATACGGAGTTCATCAGCAGGGAGGTCATCCCGCTGCCGCACACGGGACTCGAGCGGACAAAGAACATGCAGCGCCCATTCCTCACGCGGGGGTCGTTAGCAGGGACCATGACGGAGAAGCAAGGCGGGTCGTTGCTGCACACCTGGCTGCAGGGTGCTCCATCTGAGAAGCGGGACATGCTAATGGCTGCCACCGTCTGGTCCATGTCGTGGTCCAGAAACTGGCCCCACTGCATGAGCATGTGCGTGAATTGGTCATCGGGGGTGACGGTCTCAGTCCCGACCATGGCGGTGGAGACGAGGCGGGGTAGAGGAAGGGGCAGGTCCCTGGCATCTTCTGCCAAGGAAAATCCCCGGGGGAGGTTAAATCCGTTCTGGTAGGCGGGTTTGAGAAGCCTCTGGAAGGCTGTGAGAGACGCACCCCACATCGGGTGCTGGAGGTTGTTGCAAGACCCATCGTGTGTCCTGTACTTCTTGTGGAAGCAGATATCGGAGCAGTTTGGCGTGCGGCGGTGGGCAGAGCAGCCCGACAGGTTGGCAATCATGTTCAGGTAGTGAGGGGACACCAAGTCGTTGTAGCGATAGCCTGCCAAGGAAAAGGCAAAGCACCAGGTCAGACCACGGCCGCTGTAGTCACCCCGTTCCTACCACCCCGTTCAGGGCTCTGTGTGAAACCCGCTGCCGGGACTGTCAGGGTGGACAAGGGAAGGCCAGGTGCCTGATTGTGGTGTTGCTATGGAATTTATGGAATAAATGACGCATGGCATCGCCAACAGgcccacagagaagaaaagaaggggaaaagagttTAGTACAAACTGCACAGAGGTGGAAACCAGAAATGTTGTGACTTGCAGACCAAACTGTGGGGATGGTCTTGGTCTCTTGGTCTCGGGTTTATTTTACATCTGGGTTATTACTGCCGCCTCGAGCACCATTGACCATCCAAA is part of the Chroicocephalus ridibundus chromosome 12, bChrRid1.1, whole genome shotgun sequence genome and encodes:
- the PCMTD2 gene encoding protein-L-isoaspartate O-methyltransferase domain-containing protein 2 isoform X1, encoding MLLKPAALPGFLCFLLLPSFSCSCPSRCLCFRTTVRCMHLMLETIPDIPPQTNILDLRFNHIKEIQPGAFKRLKNLNTLLLNNNQIKQIVRRSFEDLENLKYLYLYKNEIQSIQQHAFNGLRSLEQLYLHFNNLESLELETFSDLPKLERLFLHNNKISRIHPGTFSQLESLKRLRLDSNALLCDCDLMWLAELLRKYAEQGSIQTAATCEAPRELHGRSIVTLTAQEFNCERPRITSEPHDVDVLLGNTVYFTCRAEGNPKPAIIWLHNNNEIDMKDDSRLNLLQDGTLMIQNTKESDKGVYQCMAKNIAGEVKTQEVVLRYFGTPSKPTFVIQPQNTEVLIGESVTLECGVSGHPHPRISWTLGTGSPLPQDSRFTITSSGGLFIQNVTFSDQGQYNCNASNTEGSIQATARIIVQDSPRFLLIPTDQTVTEGQSVDFPCSAEGHPPPVIAWTRAGGPLPNDRRHSVLSTGTLRVMRVALHDQGQYECHAISAIGVRTLPVQLSVTPRVIPVFLHPPQDVVAETGQDVAITCAAQGDPRPTITWVKEGIQITESGKFHISQDGTLSIQDLGVADQGRYECIARNPFGFTSSAMQLTITATDVGRSGDTFVATSIREAISSVDHAINSTRTELFSKRPKTPNDLLALFRYPRDPYTLETARAGEIFERTLQLIQEHVQQGLIVDMNVTGYRYNDLVSPHYLNMIANLSGCSAHRRTPNCSDICFHKKYRTHDGSCNNLQHPMWGASLTAFQRLLKPAYQNGFNLPRGFSLAEDARDLPLPLPRLVSTAMVGTETVTPDDQFTHMLMQWGQFLDHDMDQTVAAISMSRFSDGAPCSQVCSNDPPCFSVMVPANDPRVRNGRCMFFVRSSPVCGSGMTSLLMNSVYAREQINHLTSYIDASNVYGSTEQESQELRDLSSQNGLLKQGQVVPSSGKHLLPFAVGPPTECMRDENESPVPCFLAGDHRANEQLGLTAMHTLWFREHNRIATELSALNPHWDGDLLYHEARKIVGAQMQHITYAQWLPKVLGEAGMKMLGEYKGYNPNINAGILNAFATAAFRFGHTLINPILYRLNEAFQPIRQGHIPLHKAFFSPFRITQEGGIDPLLRGLFGVPGKMRIPSELLNMELTEKLFSMAHSVSLDLAAINIQRGRDHGIPPYNDFRVFCNLSSAQEFEDLRNEIKNLEIREKLRSLYGTTKNIDLFPALMVEDLVPGTRVGPTLMCLLTTQFRRLRDGDRFWYENPGVFTPAQLTQIRQTSLARVICDNSDHIQQLQRDVFRVASYPQGMVGCEEIPAVDLRLWQDCCEDCQTRGQFGALSQRFRSKRSPGFSYPEENPAKHKPAFPRNEAPSPSPSSRENLESLVAELEKTVASLRKQVNTLESQLRWHHRNTSAHGQGKKTGDKWRKR